The genomic stretch ggccttattgtaaagtgttacctagaAATCttttgcatccttgctgaataaaatatattttatcttatttacCCCATATTTTTGTAGCGTATCACAggtttcacaaaaatatgaagcagctgttttcaacattgttaataatcaggaatgtttcttgaacagcaaatcagcatattaaaatgatttctgaagggtcatgtgacactgaagactggagtaatgatgctgaaaattcaactttaatcacaggaataaattacattttaaaatataatcaaaaatagaaaatggttattttaaattgaaataatatttcacaatattactgtttttactttattcttgatcaaataaatgaagccttggtgagcagaagagatttctttgaaaaacaaatCCCAAACTTCTGATTGGTAGTGTATCTGAATGCATATTGCTGTGGTCAATTTATTACTTACTAAACTACTTTGCTTTCATTCCTTATAAACCTCCCTTATCCAGTTTGTATATTCTGGAagatgtaagtcgctttggttAAATGTGTGTGCtacatgaataaatgtattgcCTGATTGACGTCACTGATGGAAGGCATATGCACGTTCATATGTTCATGACTGCGCTCTGTTCCATCCACCAGAAATTGATGGCACAAAAATGAATTTGTCTAAAGGGGTTATTCTCCTTTTTCTGTCAATTATTTTTAAGGTGGGTTAATTCTTTTTTGAAAGTTCTTCAGTTATACaaacaatatattaatttaaagcaTTAACTCTTTCCCACTCTTGTTTGATAGGTTGCTGTGGcaggtaatatatatatatatttctgcctattatcaataataatctgttgaataaatcaaattaatttttccaTTAATCTGAATGTCTGTCACAATGCTACATTCCAGGGAATTCCACAATGGTGTATTTTGTTGAGCTTGAAATTGAGAAATCGGTGTATTCCAATGTAGTGGACATTCTGGGAGAAAAcgcacaaataaatgtgaaaaatgcaACTGTAACCGAAATCACCAGCACAACAGgtaaacaaacatataatgctTGAAAttacacaatgcaaaaaaaaaacaaaaaaacatccttaaacaagaaaaagaaaaaccctGAAAAGGTACTGGTACATTATCTGGTAATTTTACAGACATTTCCCTAAAACACAAGCCACGTACATAAAAActccttcatattcatattttcatatagATATATTCATATACAGAATGCCAATAAAAAAAACCATAAAAGAGGGTCCTGTTTTGTGGTAGCTTTTAagggttaaaaataaatatgcctCCTGTAAAAATTAATAACAGTCTTTCAGCAATATGCTCTGATCAAATTCAGAAACATCAACATTATTAATGACCGCTTATTGCTAACATGAGGATATTAAAACTTATATTTTTAAGCATCTTTTGAAATGTTgacattatgaaatattatgtCATTTGATCAAACAAGATGGAATGGTTTTAAGTGAAACAAAATTTGAAGTCCGGTCCTGGAGTATGATGGCTTTGTTGGTTGAAGGGATTTTACGAAAGTCTAAAATGATGGAAAATGATTTCAGCAATTAGGAAAAACCTATAAATTGATTTTTCACTTAACTTGATACTGTGCTAAAAGAAAACTATTAGCCTATGATTTATTTACATGATAAATTAaggtttaatcattttaataaaatgcatttcataAGGGGAATGACCTAAAATGGGTCAACTTTATGGGCAATAGCTACATTTCTGATTAATAATTGTtgacatacaaaaaaaaaaaaaaaaaaatctctaatgTGCTTGTTTACAGATTGCATGTTGAATGAGACACATAAGAACTGTTTATGCATGCCAGGAAACACATGGAGTGAGGACATATGCAAAAATCATGCCTGCTGCAAAGACGAGTCCTGCTCTCTTAAACCTAAAGAAACCGCTGTGTGCCTGTCTGACAAAAGAGGTAGAGCTGTGTTGATTTGGGCACAAGATTTCTTGATGAAAGAAACAGTCATCGAACGCTGcgatttctttctttcttttttttcttttttttttcagtaagcATCAATGGAAATACTACAATGTCAGAGTATGATTGCTCAATATTATGTGTTAAAGAGAAAAAAGGCTCTGATGAATACGAGACCTTGAATCAGAAAATAAGGGATAAGGTATGTACTGCTGAAAATCAACCCCcaacactaataataataattttaacagcTAACTGTCACAAATCACATACAGTATAAGGTTTAGTCCCTACTTGAGATATCACATTGTATTAAAGATTATGTTTCttaacattcttttttttttttttaccagttttttttttttcattctaatgtgttttacattttgcatttaGTCTTTCCCTACTAGGTATTGTTCATGGAAACGACAAATTTCATTAACTTTAAGTCAttacattttgtattattatggtGGTAGGCCTGCATTTTAAGGTCCACACAGAAATATACAGGCAGCACAATGCCTAGCTTCATCAATTCAAGAAATATATAATacactgtttatatatatatatatatatatatatatatatatatatatatatatatatatatatatatatatatatatatatacatcacCTGcatgttttaatttcttttagcTTGCGGAacattacagcacatttaaatattttgattctCTGATTATCAACGGTTACAGGTAATCATGATGACAAACACTTCTAGCAATACTGTTTACTGTTCtttctgtttatttaaaaataaataaatgacaaatgtATTAACATCTcccattttatttaaagttatggcagtgtGGTCGTAGATTATACAGTGAAGATACTTGGTCCAGTTTCAATTAATGAGCTTAAGAATACAGCTATTACACTGAATGGAACTCGGCTGGTTACAACAggtaacttatttatttattcattgggtgaactatttatttaaacgtttttatagcactgttttatatttataatactaCACAAACAAATTTATGTGATAAAGAAGAGTTTATTGCACATTCACATCTTATTTTCTCCAAAGGCCTCATTAGTATTCAAGTACCTGAGGATCAACCGATTGATATAGGCTCCGTGGCAAATATAACTTGTACTCCACCAGAGGCCCTGGGAGAGGTAAAGTGGTTCTTAACTGATGACAAGAATAAAACAACACAGATCACAAAAGGACAAGAGGCCAAATTTACAAAGGATGATAGAAAAGACATTGTTGCACTCAGTGGAATTTCAGAAAGCTGGAAAGGTATGTTTCCACACACATAATTAAGATAATCGCATGACATTGAGAGTAATATTACTTTTCACtcgtttttaaatataattaaatccGAGTTGGCTTAAGGggagacactacaggcaaaacatttttgcactttttggcttttcataaagtgtttttttcagactggtggaaagaaaacatccaaaatgcacttttaagtgtatattttatagcgctttatctatttgcgtctatagatttcaattacagtaaatatctttaaaggccgttttctcaaaatgagttttttctcctgctctgagtcagaaatctccacttatttacaccaaactttacagttttatatattttattatattctgaaggtttttacagagggatttgttgatatataatttgcctgattttatacaacattttattcctaaaaaatggtgaaaatatatatttttttctggctgttgatagtattttctgatttatggagtgataaaaagagagaTCCAAAATtgcctctgtaaaaacctttgaatttaatatgtccaaaaaattaaacGAGAACTTTGAACCTGAAGTCATCCAATATTTCAatttttgttctagaaatgtatgcaaattagcgcatatttaattagataacacttaatttgcatatttaaacatttacattttagaaaacttgtaatacaaaattgtttttgcaatttttaatgtaatcaatcacCTGGGGTAGTATGGTGATAcctattagttattttttttaccgtattcacctggggtgtcttgccttaaatttcagtttaaagctgatgtttgtcattttttcaatgttgtaaaaattctgtatttcagctttaaactaaaatttaagCCAACTCggatttaattattatatttaaaaatgagtgaaaagtaatattttatgtCTAGGTTAATTTGTCTGAAAAATGCACAGGAAAAAAATTTGGTTTAGAAACAactttcactcagaaattgctagtaaatttcccaaacaattacaaagaaatggcaagtaacgCAATGGATTatatgtgaaattttgaagtggAAAAgctaaaatagtattttcttgtgaAACATACTTTAATAATCTTTTAATAATCTTTATTctatttacaactttgaaaaataatttttatctATTTGCTGTCTGAAGGAAAATTTACGTGCGTGTATACACAAGGGACCATTGAACACAAAGCAAGCGGAGAGTTGGACATAGCACTTTTGCCAGAAATACAGGCCAGGAGTACTCCCCAATTTCCAGATTGTAAAACTACTTCACCGCCGGTAATTCCATGTAAAATTGAGTGTAACATTCCATTCAGCAAAGAAAATTACACTGTTACATGGGATCCTGGTCTAAGTGATGTTCAAGTAACAGGTAAGTACATCTCATTACTATTTTTGCTCTCTCAATGCAAACACAAGCAGTGTAAataatggaaaaataaatatcTATTTATGGTATTTACACACTTGatgataaacaattttcatatTCCTGAATTCTCTAGTAATCCAAGGGGACGTTATATCATACACAGCAGTAAAGAACATATATTGTAAAGAAAATAATGACGAAACCGTGGAAGTCAGTTGTAACTTCACAAACAATAGATCCAAATCAAATAGCAGAAAGGTGACTGTGCAGCTCCCCATCATTAAAAGTAAGTTTTGGTGTTTTTAACTTAATTCTGTATGTCTTTTAAAGTTTCAGTATTCTATAGGTGAAGTGTGTGATTATTTAGTGAGTTAGGGGATGGGTCCAGTATGTTAGTTGACCAGTGGTGGGTGGTAATGgacatgtttggaacaactcTTTGTGGGGCCACTGCTGATGGTTCAGAAATTGCCCACTTCACCTTATAAAtgcatataattatatatttacatgaATTACAATCTTTTTTTGTCTTAAATTACATGACTGAAATCAGCTTATATGAGCATTAAGTGCTTTAGCTTTTATAACTTTCAGCCTTTATCTTATACACAGCATCATGTCCAAatctatggaagcccatttccaccataatgggaaaaaaaatgctttggcacagtaaatcattattatgaaataaaaagtggAAATTATGAGAGTCACATTCAtgagttaaaaagtcaaaacttagaatttttttttttttttttttttttttttttttagaaatttgtgactttttatgtcCTAATTATCAGTtatcaaaacatgtttttcttatGTGGCGGAAATGTGCTTTCATACAAACCTTTATGGCTTTGTCTTCGGgtgctcttttccatataatGGGTTTTCCAGGTTTCTAAATGACAAAAAAGGTGGCTCAAATGACTTCCAAATCCATACAACAAAAAAtcattattcactgataatctttCCCTCTGTCAAAGCTCTGAACTgtaatgcaaaagcattgactACAACAATGACATCTGAGAGCTGCAGCAGTAGATTGTTTTAGACTGTTCACATAAAGCTTATTGTATGACTTTTGAGTTTTAAAAGGAAAAGACTAGCTAGGATATTATTCGAAAAATTCCTCAAAAGAAAgttatacagatttggaatggCATGATGGTGAGTGAATGGGgacacaaatttcatttttcagtgAATTAATGTTATTGGATATGGCTGAAAAGCTGCATTACTTTGTTTCTTCTGAACTGATGCATACACTTACTAAAAGCTAGTGAATATTTTCTGATTtgaaattatgaaaacaaaaatgatgaGAAAAACAAATTTTATAATAGTTTTTTCGTTCCTTAATACAGCCTCCCCTAGTGAAAAAACAGTATACTTAAGTACAATTTATTTTAGTATAACTAAATGTACTTGTGGCACGCTATTGGTATACATAaagtgtgctaaattggaacaactaattttgtactaaatgcattttagttgTCCAAAAGCAGTGCTGAAGTTCAACtaaagttgtattaaatatacttgtttgtgctaaagtggaactattccaagtatactttagtacactttaaatatactcttgtatttaagttttgaaatgcaaaattcactCAGCATAAACTTCAAATGTATTTTGGTGACATTAGAATTGCAATTCAGTTACACagtaagagtgttgaacatacattaatattatactgatttttaatgaaacttttaatgattttaaaacacattgcaaTGGCATTCCAAGGTTACTTGTAGTATGCTAATGGAATCAATATAGTGTGCTTCAAATAGGCTACAATAAAGTAATCTTTATAAAGTTACAGCTTTAGAATATGCCTTTTACAGACAGCCCCAGTATACCAGTAATTTACTTATCCAGTGAACATCAGTGAGACAACTGGAAcagatatatatttgtatattgatTGTACTAACCAGTACAGGCTGGATTCGAACTCAAGTTGCTGTCGCATAAGAGCACTCACTTTACCTGTTGCGCCACCACACAGATATACTCAATGCAAAACTGGGGTTACTTTGTGTTCTCTCTATACTGTTACAAGTACAGCTACTGTATAAGCGTGCAGACTTTATTAATGACAGCACAAATTATATGGATTAAAAGACTGTGAATTGTCGAGAAAAGTCTCAATATAGGCACAGTAAGAAATGAAACCAGCAGACGCAACATTCATTATCAAGAATGTTTTGCTTCCCTTTTACTTGACATGATCTGTCATTAACGCAACATGAAGCGATTGCATAAACCGGCATAACATTAGTTTTATTCTTGTGCGCGCACTAAAACACAGACAGTTCGTACGAGTGAGgttgtatgaattcatacgaattagccacctggtaaaatacgtacaaattAGGTGTGAGATAGCGTTGGACAGTTCCGTTCATTGGTGGAAGAATGTGAACATACTGAACTGCTTGTGTTTCAGTGCGCGCAGATGGAATAACCCCATCTGTAACATTCCTCTGCCGATTGTCTCGGCGCGCTTCAACTCTCAATGCGCCACAACTGCTCCTGAGGTAAAACGCAATGAAATGAATTGGCGATCTCGCATTACGCTGCAGATTTAAATGTGatgcatgaattaaaatgatttacttttCATGCAAACGTTTCttaatttatttgtcattttaactttttgtgtaatttttgaGGACTTGTCAGCATCAgtttaataatttgtttaataattcGTAATATTTGGACAGCCCAAAGGGCTGGAGTCCATATTTCAAAGTGCAACAGGCCATAAAAGTAgcattaatggaaaaagtgtattACAGTAGGTGCATTGGAATGCATTAGAAATACTCTAAAGTAATGAAACTTCTGATCAGATACGTGAATTTCTTTCACCATTTCAAACTAtgctgttttctttatttgtcataattacaaatatttacttTTGTAACTCCTTTCtatatgtactgtatgtatatttgCTTTGCGACCATgcaaaattgtgaaaagtgctaaagaaataaatttgaatttaattaaacaaTAGCCTATAGCTGATTTTCAAAGTGTGGGCAAATTATTGAAAAGTAGGTCATAATTATAAAACTTACTTCATGATTATTTTTTGcaactcaaaacacatttcatGTAAACTTTTATCTGGACCAATACTATTTTTACACTCAACAAGTAGAACTCAAATACAgttaatttaattgtaaatttaatCATCACAGGTCAACATAGgattcaaaaataaattacagaagtagtacttaaatatttaacaaattaaataattataataattatttacaaaTTGCTCATTGCTCATACATCTGAGCTGTAGGCAAAAGTCTTCACAGCACCTGTTAGCAGAAACAAGTTCTGTTGTTAAGCAAAAGTACAGCAAAACCAGTTGTTGGTGATTGTGATGGCATTGGCTTTATGGCATGTTCAAAACATATCAATCATTGAGGTTCAACAAATAGTAGGACGTTGAGACAGGCCAATGGTGGTCAAGGTTTAGCTTCAGCGGTTACAGTGTTTTCAAGTCATGTCAGAAAGAATATATTTATGATaaaactcataattatgagttttagtaactacactgtaaaaaaaatcccagtaaaatttacggtaaaaaaacggcagctgtggttgccacaactttaccgtaaaaaaaacagtagcaagtagtagtagtactaatatttgttttgtacctttataatacactgacagtcaccaaacacagtggtgataagagtcacatgatgaatcaaagttcatcacaagcagcttttccacaagctgaggagaacaatactaatatatagaaggtgcacacagtgtcattcacacacacactaaacaccatcatggtaacatgcatgaaattttaaaaatgcaataaacattaatttaacaacattagatgtaacataaaaccctaatgtacataactgattagaaaaaaatgagaaaaactaagaagaaacagagttatttcaacaaaaatatatcaaatgtaaagtgtcacgcagggaattgtgggaatgttaatttacgttttttcactgtaaattttacaatgaattgttatttttcacttccaaaaaactgtgaatttaacggtattttacagtaaaattacattaaatgtaccattagatctattacagttattcaccgtatatagtacgggaactttctgtaaaccaattgacagtttttcaccacagcattttacagtcttttactgttaaaatcacggtcatttatTACAGTGTATGAATTTTCTGAAGAGTTTCTGAGTTAGGTGCATGACGGTGAGAAAACATGTCAGAGCCAATGGATGTAGAATCTGCCCAAGTGAAAAAactaccaaaatgtatttaaaataggcctacattcaTTTCATACTACTGACATACTGACgtacatattttaataaaactttatttgGAGTTCTTCTTTATATTGCACAATgcatatttcttaatattaagcctaaaatgtgtttaatatcacTACTAGTAAGGATAGTATGATCACTGTATAATTTCAATGCAAGGTATTTAAATtgtacctaaagtatacttgtaatagttccactttagcacaataaaaaaattatatctttagttggacctcaacacaaaaatacttgttccaatttagcagactttaaggtaacaaagcactgttcgccagaggagaactggccccccgactaagcctggtttctcccaatgttttttttctccattttaacacctatttgccacttgtttgccacctgtttgccacctgatgtcacctgttggagtttgggttccttgccgctgtcgcctttggcttgcttagttggggacacttggcatttgacttgacatttgatattcaacagtgctttgatctgcctgcattgacactatttaagagctgctgtgcagcaaagttatcactgtaaagctgctttgacacaatctacattgtaaaaagcgctatataaataaaggtgacttgacttgacttgacttgactatacCAATTTAGTATACTAAAGgtacaattgcagggtatttatattaagtacataaatatgtaaatacatttgtagtatacttagcataaaatacatatatttcaaatacattttagtatatttatttttcactagagTCGTCACAAACCTGTGAACCAAATGAAGGCTGGCCCATCACAAAAAGCAATTACAATGCCAGCAAGAATTGTATTAATTCTGCTGTTGGTTTGAGAACGAGAGAATGCAAAAATGGAACGTGGCAAAATGAAATCTCTTCTTGTGTGAATAAGGACCTGCATGTCATTGAAAAGGATGTACAGGTATCACTATTtggtatttatttatgcattccTCATTGTTGGCCATATTTACTCTTAGTACTAAACGCTTGATTTTTATTTACCTTCATAATAACAGGAATTAAATAAAGGTATTGGCTTCATTAAGGACAGTGCAAAAGACATTTTCGAACGCATAAAGGATTCTACCACAATCAAGACATTCAACTCATTTGCAAATATTAATGCATCTATAAGTATTTTAGATGTCATGAATTATGTATCtcaacaacagaaaaataaatggaATGATACTGTCATCCCTGTAAGTATGTTTTCTCTCTAGTTTCTCTAAAACATTATGCATTAACCCTCTTATTAACATTTAATTCTTCTTTAAAACTTCAGTAATATTTGACCCACATCTATATATTTAGAGATCTGATCTATTACAATTGATGGAGTAACACAACCCATGTGAAAAGAAATGTCATAGAACTTTTTACTTTTAGCATATATCTCAAGTATTTCTGTTTTTCCTCGATCTCTTTGATCTTAACATTATCTACATTTGTAAGTGTAATTGTCACAACTATTTTATGGGAATCTATTGTGTGTCTGCAAAATGTAGTAACtcacataaaacatttacttcatgttttaaaacttagttatttttcaataaattgGTCAATggcttttttttgtcattatggGAGTCATACTGGtcagactatttaaatgttgtttaaacttaatgtttgttcttttttttgttgacacttaggccgggttcacaccgcaagcggcagcagagcagaagcagcgCGTATTTTTTCGGCGTCCATGTTAACAGATGAGAGCGTTCACACCGCACGCAGAGGCTGCGCGGCAGCACGGAGCAggagcagagcagaagcagcagtgccgcgatcgtttcggcgctgggtctatttttgctgctctgctaacgctcaattaaagtgaaagtacacctttgatggacaaaataaatatgatttcacacaaaaagtgctcaaaatgcacagaataagcatatctagtgtgttttaacaagaactGAAGTATGTCAGGAgagaaaattaatattaaaaaatatttatagaagatttactcatttaaacgtgtttttaattattcagt from Megalobrama amblycephala isolate DHTTF-2021 linkage group LG5, ASM1881202v1, whole genome shotgun sequence encodes the following:
- the adgrf3a gene encoding adhesion G-protein coupled receptor F1 gives rise to the protein MLSGLTSQREIDGTKMNLSKGVILLFLSIIFKVAVAGNSTMVYFVELEIEKSVYSNVVDILGENAQINVKNATVTEITSTTDCMLNETHKNCLCMPGNTWSEDICKNHACCKDESCSLKPKETAVCLSDKRVSINGNTTMSEYDCSILCVKEKKGSDEYETLNQKIRDKLAEHYSTFKYFDSLIINGYSYGSVVVDYTVKILGPVSINELKNTAITLNGTRLVTTGLISIQVPEDQPIDIGSVANITCTPPEALGEVKWFLTDDKNKTTQITKGQEAKFTKDDRKDIVALSGISESWKGKFTCVYTQGTIEHKASGELDIALLPEIQARSTPQFPDCKTTSPPVIPCKIECNIPFSKENYTVTWDPGLSDVQVTVIQGDVISYTAVKNIYCKENNDETVEVSCNFTNNRSKSNSRKVTVQLPIIKKSSQTCEPNEGWPITKSNYNASKNCINSAVGLRTRECKNGTWQNEISSCVNKDLHVIEKDVQELNKGIGFIKDSAKDIFERIKDSTTIKTFNSFANINASISILDVMNYVSQQQKNKWNDTVIPDFVNSISNVLNDTNAWKNPANLDTDLSVKYLNTVEEMVSNSNLSSNVSHNYKNVELKLCNDNCGSFNTSVITGNGVIVIGFQNLHEILPKPKLNDINAIPETTILSITTVNNNTSGTKRVEMTFDYSKTRLPNHEMYCVFWNVSANKWSREGCIWGGATNAELCTCDHNSAFTILMSKDKVTLPYMEELTYVGLGISIVSLVLCLIIEILVWDAVVKSDISNFRHVAVFNIALCLLFAHCGFLASAEPEKTPAQWCSILTVVKHFFFLAVFFWMLCLSFVILHQIIFVFDHLRKRVFWGLSITLGYVCPILCVAITFITFRNGEAGHYYSETTCWLVYKGTLKGSIYAFILPVGTIVFINLFTLAVVIMKIATPTVSEAKARDEKEVAKSMIKTIVFLSPVLGITWIFGFFIMNLDLTQKPWAQVVNYTFTVLNSLQGFFILLTNCVGEKKVRDALVKRFKGSKQSTHSKSESSSRATSSIIKK